ACCAGTTCCTAGTGACACGGCGAAAAACTTCCCAATCACCTTTGGCTATCTGGCTGGAATCAAGGGAGTAGTGCCGGTAGCCGATGCAGTAGGGTATGGTTCCTTGGAATTTGCCTATACCGACCCCTATCTTTATCTACGCTATTCTACACAAACAGATCAAACAACAAGTTCGCATGAAGATTATGGGCTCAACTATGTGGGTGCCATCAGGGAGTTCACCAATGAATCTGGAATGCGTTACAACTCTGAATTTATCGGCTACACCTACGGTAATGATGCCCTGGTGGTTAATCTCAATGGCGGTGTGAAGTCTTATGGGAAGTGGAATCTGAGTGGAAATATCTTCTACATGGCCCACGGGACCTTCGATATGTTTACGATCTTTAGCGAAGTTGGGGCAGGAGCAGCTCCTATTGTGACAACCCCTACAGATACTGGCAGTGACAGTATCGGCAACTACGCTGATTCCAGTTATGCGTCCCGTAATGCTGTAGAGCATACCCTTGTTGCAGGAGTCAATGGATCCTACCAGATCACCGATACGCTGAAAACCTTTGGGCAACTGGATTATATCACCATAGAGAACTATCAGAATATTTCTGGACAGAAAGCGAGTGATATTCAGTTTACCCTTGGCCTGAGCTATACAATCTGATAAGGGAGTGCGTGTGAGACGACTATCCATCATTCTGTTGTTGATTGGAATATGCGTGGGACCACTTCTTGCCACCACCGGCGCACAGGAAGTGATCCCTCTCTCTGATCCCATCTATCAGGAGATGGACCTCCTGTACTTGATTACAGGAACAGGTACACCTTCCGCTTCCCGGCCTTGGACGAAAGCTGAAGCCCAAAAGCTGCTCTCCAATATCAACGCTGGGGAGGAGGGGAGCACGCAGCATGCGCTCTATGCTTCCATACATCAAACGGCGTATGAATCACTTCGTTGGTTGTTTCCTGACGAATTTGCTCTCTCGGCCAACCTCGATCTTTCTCTGGAGGGCTATGCCCATCATAACCCATCGTATAACTCCTTGGGGAGATGGAATTATGCTTTCCCGGACCGAAAGCCTCTGGCTAGACTCCGGTTGGATATGGCAATATCAGATTTTTTCTACACCTATAGTGATTTGCAATATGGGTATGGTTTATATACACATGATGATGTAATTCCACATCTTGCAGATGACCATACATTGGTAGGTGCGCTTATCCCTGAGGCAAGTACCAATAATATATACTATATAGATGGGTCGACCCCCCTCATCCAATATCAGAAACGTTTTGCAAACAACCTGATTCCTGCAAGCAAGCATTTTGACTTCCAATGGCCAAAACGCGCAGTATTCTCTGTTGGTTCCGGGCATTGGAATCTTACCTTCAGCCGAGATAGGATTTCATGGGGTAACTCCAGGATCGGGAACTTCATCTTGGATGATCATATCGACTTCCATGAGTATCTTCGTTTTACTGCCTTTTCAAACTATTTCAAATATGAGGCATTGACGGTTTTCTTCGATACCTACTATGCCAATGAACCACACATTCGTATGTTGCTCGCTCATCGTCTGGAATTCCGACCTTGGGAGAAACTGACGCTTGCAGTTAGTGAGAATGTCATGTACAAGGATGATTTCCTGGATGTCAGATTTCTCAACCCATCATTTATCTATCATAACCTGCATCAGGAGAGTAAGTTCAACGCAATAGCGCATGCTGAACTGGCCTACGTCCCTGTCTCAGGGGTCCGTCTATATGGACAGTTTGCCTTGGATCAAGCTGTTGCCCCTAATGAGGACCCTGATGAAGAGGACACAGCCTGGGCTCTTTCTTTGGGACTGGAAGTGGCAAGACCACTGGAAAGGGGTGTGCTCTCCAGCGTATGGGAAGCTTCCATGGCTCTTCCCAGTATGTATCGCCGAGATCATGTTGACTTCTTGATGATCCGGCGGTATGCAGGACTTGGGAGGACCGTGCATCTGCTTGACTACATCGGTTCACCCTATGGGGGGGATGCCTTGGTGTTTCTCTCTGAGACAAACTACCATGTACCCTCAGTTGGTACCCTCTCCCTGACCTTCACAGCTGCCCTGAAAGGCGAGATAGATATGTATACACCAAGTATTGGTGGTACCACTGATTATGGTGCTGTTCTGTTCTCACAAAATATGATCTCAACAGCTTTTTGTGCAACTCTCTCAGGAAAGAAGGAGCTGGAACTAAGCTTATCAGGTATTGAGCGATGGGAAATTTATTCTAGTCTCTCGTATCTCTCCTTTGGGGAGTATTTACAATCGAGTCATACGTTTACTCTAGATTCTTGGGATCTGCAGGTTGTTTTGGGAACCTCAGTTACTTTCTAATGACAAATGTACAGTGAGAAAATTATGTCACAAGTTAAACGGTATTCATTGACGGCAAGGGCAAACTGAGGGTAGGATGAAAGTAGAGATGGACCTTGTTTATGTGTTTCCTTCTAACAATGGTCTTTCTTCTGGAGTTCTGAGACGATTTCTTCTGACCGTTCCCTTTGCGTGGGGGGAATCGAAAAGTTGACGGCTGCCTGGGGAGGTGGCCGTCAGTCTTGAGGAACTATGGAACGGTAGAGCATGAGACTTCACTGTGGGGTGTGAGGTCTCATTGCTTTTTTTTGAGTTTTTTGGTTTTAGTTCTCGAAAAACCGATTTCCAATATCTTGCCGATACCAGGCACCTTCAAAATTTACCTGTTTGGCACCTTTGTATGCATTCTTGTTTGCATTCATGATATTGTAGCCGATTCCCACCACAGTGACACAACGTCCACCGGTGGTAACCAATTTGCCTTCATACTCTTGGACTCCTCCGAAAAAGTAACGAGGAGCGCCTTCGAAGCTATTGTACAGCAGGGGAGCCGGCATTGGCTCAAGGTTTTTCCCAATAATGGGTTTTTCCGGATACCCATCAGAAGCAACCACCAAGGCTACTGCCGATTGATTGGAAACCTCAAGATTGAGGGATGAAAGCGTATCATGCTTCATGGCATCAAGAATATCGACAATGTCCGTATTGATGAGTGGAACGAATGCCTGAGCGGCAGGATCGTTGAAGCGAACGTGATAATCAACAAGAATCGGCCCATTCTTGGTAATGATGACACTGATGGTCAGCACACCCTTGTAGGACATTTTTTCTGCCTTCAAGCCAAACAATACCGGTTCAATGATTGAATCGACAAGGGCGTCACTAAGAGTTTTCTGGAGTGGGACCGGGCAAATGGAACCCATACCTCCGGTAGGCAGTCCTCCCTCCTCGACTTTCATGTAGTCGCTTGAGGTGGGAAGCATAAGATACCCTTTGTTATCCAAGAAGAGGGTGATGGTTATGGGAAGGCCATTGAGGTGTTCTTCCAGAATGATCGGGCCAGTGGCAAGTAGTCCCTTGGAAAAATCCATGAGGGTGGAGTAATCAGTGGAATCTACCATGACCCTACTGGGTGCAATAGCATTGCTTTTTACCACGAATCGTTCACCTTCATGACGTTTTAAATACTCTGAGAGTTTTTCTTCATCATCAAAGAGAACGTGGGAAGAGGTAGGAATGTTATGGCGGTCGGAAAACATACGGGCAAAATTTCGATCGCCTTCAAGCTTCAAAGCCCTGTTGGGTGCTCCGAATGTGTCTATTCCCCGTTCGTTGAGAAAGTCGATGACACCTGTAAAGAGTGGTGCCTCAGTACCCACAAAGACGAAGTCGATACCATAGGTTTGGCAAGCCTCGTATACCTGCTCAGGGTCAGAAGGGTCAATTGACAGATTTACCGCAATTGTCTTAGTTCCTACATTTCCAGGTGCTACATACAGACCATCAATCAGACGACTTTGAGAGAACCACCATGCAATGGCATGGTCTTTCGCTCCGGACCCTAACACTAATACTCTCATTGCATTTCCTTCCCGATGTGATTGCTCAAATAAACGTACCATTTTACCGCTTTACAGGTCAACAAGTGGGCTGAGAGCCTCAAGATACTGTTCACGTCTGGAGGCATGTACCACCGCTTGCTTAATTGTTGAGGTATTGGGAATTCCTTTCAGATAACTGCAGGTATGTTTTCTCATCAACGTGCATGCCGTTGTTTCTCCAAAGGTATCGATCATGAGGTCCAAGTGCCGCAGAATGGCAACCCTTCTCATTTCAACGGTGATTGGCTCAGGGTCCCTGCCTTGCAAGATGGCTTTGGCCTGGGAGAATATGAAGGGATTACCAATAGATCCCCGTGCAAACATCACCCCATCGATACCGGTTTCTTCAAGCATTCTCTTGGCATCTTCTGCCTTGAACAGATCACCGGAACCGAAGATTGGTACCTGATAATTGTGCTGGAGCGTGTACTGCTTGAGTTCAGTGAGCTTGCTCCAATCAGCAAATGGCGCATAGCCTTGGCTGCGGGTCCGAGCATGGAGCGTCAATGCACTTGCCCCTCCATCCAGGGCCGCTTGTGCAAATTCAAGAAAGTTCTCACTCTGTGCATCCCATCCTGTTCTAAACTTGACCGAAACAGGGATGTCTGTCTCATCCGTGATGGTGCGGACCACCTCGGTTATGAGTTTTGGCTGCTTCATCATGGCTGAACCTGCTCCAGTCTTGGTAACCTTGGGAACTGGGCAACCGCAATTGATATCAATCACCTCGGGTTGGTAAGGTTGAAGCTGGGCAAGTGCTTCCTTGAGCGATTCTGTGTTTCCCATGAATAGCTGAACAGCGTACTGCCTCTCGTTTGGGGCTCGATCCATGAGCGCAAGTGTTTTCTCGCCTTCTCTTGCAAGACCTTCGGCGCTGACCATCTCTGTAAATGTAAAGTCCGCTCCTGCTTCGATGCAGAGCGTTCTGAATGGAATATCTGTGTATCCGGCAAGTGGGGCAAGAAACACGTTTCCGCCTAGCGTTGTCGAGCCGATTGTTACGGGGTGATAAAGATGCTTTCTGTTCATATATCCTTCGGAAGGGCAAAGGCCCTGAGGCTGTTAGCATAAAGCGTTTGCGAAAGCGCTTCAAGGGATGTTTGCCTCAGTGCTGCAAGAACAGTTGCCGTTTCCAGAATGTATTGCATTTTATTTCGCTCTCCCTTGTGGGAGTAGGGAGTCATAAAGGGAGCTTCGCTCTCTATGACAATCCTGTCTTCAGGAAGGCGTATGGCTACATCTTGCAGCGTCCGGCTATTCTTGAAGGTCAGGTTCCCTGCGAATGAGAAGGTAAGATTCATATCCAATGCTCGTTGAGCGAATGCCCAATCTTCTCCAAAGCAGTGGAGAATTCCACCCTTTGGAGGAAGCTTTTCCTCGAGTATGGGCAGTAGGTCTTCTCCTGCGTTTCGGTTGTGGATAATCACAGGAAGGTCGAGATGTTTGGCAATCTCGAGATGCTTGAGCATCAGCTCTATCTGTGCAGTCTTATCGCCCCCGAACATATGGTAATAGTCCAGTCCTGTCTCTCCAATGGCAATGACACGTTTCTTTTTTGCATGGGAGATGACCCTCTCTTCCCAATCATGCCCTGGATGGGCTACTTCGGTAGGGGAGACCCCTACTGCATGGTAGACATCCTTTGCGCTCTCCAAATTGGTGTAGGTCTTTTCAAAATCGCTTAGACTGTTGCAGATGCTCACAACATGCTTGACCGACTTGACTTTGGCAAGTTGGACAGCAAGTAGTTGTTCCATTTTGTCATCCTGGATCAGCCCTATGTGGGCGTGCGTGTCAAACAGTTGCATACCGACTCCTTGAGAAGCTTACAAGCCTGTGTGGAGGATGGGTCCACTATAGCATGGGTGGTGTGAGTCGTCAACGTTGTAACTCATACGCAGCAAAATAGTTATATACACATGTAGAGAGTTTGACAATTTATTATTGACGTGGTAGCTTTACTTCAGTGCCACGATCAAATGGCAAAGGATATAGATGAAACGAGAACGAACGAATGCCGATAGCCGTGTCCAGAAGAACCGGCCATCAAGAGGCTATATATATTTGGTTAAGAACCCTTCTTCAAATGAGATGAGCATCTGTGCCTGGGACTCTGTTTTGTATCCAGGAACCTCAGTGGTTGCTCCCACCCGTTATGGACTTGATCTTGGGATCATCGTCTCCGCTGCAGACCAACTAGGAAAGTCCTACGAACCCGGTTGTGACCAACCGAGATCCGCATGTTTTCATGCAGAATCCTGTCTTCCCAAGGAAGAGCGGGAAGAGGTTTATGCAGGGGAGCCGGAGGAAGCGTTGCCTTCTTACTCTCCTGAAAAAGATGAGGATCCGTGCGAATCCTGTACTGGGTGCAATCCCCCGAGAGAACCAGAAGAGGTTGATATTTCGGGTGATGTTGTGTGGATTGATCGTCTTGCGACTCCCTCAGATATGAGTCGCTACCAGGAGCAGTCAGAGAAAGAGGATGAAGCGATGCGAATATGCAGAGAGAAAATCGCTCATCACAAGCTTGATATGAAACTGGTGACTGCCCACTTCCTGCTTGGAGAACCGAAGATTATTTTCTTTTTTACTGCAGATGTACGTGTGGACTTCCGTGAACTGGTCAAGGATTTGGTCTCTGTCTTCCGTATCCGGATCGAGCTGAGGCAGATTGGAGTCAGGGATGAGAGCCGGGTGCTTGGCGGTCTTGCTGTCTGTGGGCGTGATTATTGTTGTCATAGTGTGACTGATAAGCTTAATCCAGTCTCCATCAAGATGGCCAAGGAGCAAAATCTTTCACTGAATTCCATGAAGATCTCCGGACCTTGTGGGAGATTGCTTTGTTGTCTTTCCTATGAATATGATTTCTATGTGGAGGAAAAACGTAACTATCCTCCCGAGGGAAGCAAATTAAAGGTTGGCTATGACTTGATGAAAGTTCATGAAGTTAACATACTGTCGAAACGTATCATGCTCAGTGGAAGTGAAGGAAGAATGCTTACCATCCCGCAGAATGCGGTATTTTTCAATATTGACACCAAGCGATGGGAGCTTGAGAAGGAGTTTGCGAACGAATTTTTGTCAAATTGATATAAAGCATTGTATTGACCCATTTTATAGACTGTGATATGTTTTTAGACCGTCGGCACTTTGTTGCCGACCTCAACTTTAATAAATGAAATACGTATTCAAGGTAATATGTTTGGAGGTATTACGTGATTAACAGGTCTGCTGAAAAAAGAGAGCGACAGAGCCAAGTCCGGAAAATGAGAAACCGTGCAACCAAGAGCACTATGCGCACCGCAATCAAGAAATTTGATTCTGCTGTAACTGCCGGAGACAAGGAAGCTGCCGCTACTGCTTTGGCTTTAAGTCTCAAGCTGCTTGATTCAACTGCCGGAAAGGGTGTCATCCACCACAACACAGCCAACCGCAAGAAATCCAGATTGCAGAGCCGTTTCAATAAGATGACCGATCAGGCTGCTGTATAATCAGTAAGTCAGAATGATGAACGTGCCGATTGTTGATCGGTATGTAAACATGCGTATAGAACGTGTTTAAGGAGTAACCATGGCAGGACCAAAGTTGACAAAAGCAGCCATAATCGAGAGTCTCCATGAGAAGCATGGACTGAATAGGGCCGACATTCATACAATCATTGATGAGTTCTTTGAAGAAGTGAAAAACGGTCTCCGGAATGATCAGGTCATTGAGCTTCGTGGATTTGGAACATTTGAGGTTCGCACTCGTAAGGGCCGTGAAAGAGCGCGTAATCCAAAGACTGGCGCCATTGTTGCCGTCGAAACACATGGAGTTGCCATTTTCCGTCCAGGCAAAGAACTCAAGGACTATGTGTGGGATTTGCGTGATAATAAACCGGAGAAGGAATAACCTTCTACGTTTCCAATAATTAGGAGAAAATCTCTTGGTTGACTTGCATGCAAGACGGAACCTCAGAACGGTTTGTTCTGAGGTTCTTGTGTTATTAGTATCGGCATTTGTCTACTCAATTGCTTTCCCTGGTCTCATTTCGGCCAATGGCATTGGGTTTGTCGCAATGGTATCACTGATTCCTGTATTTGCAGTAATCAGGAACACAAGCTGGAAGTTGACCCCAATCTATGGTTTCTTCTACGGTTTCATGTTCTATCTCTTCTTCAACTACTGGCTCAAGACCTTCCACCCCCTTGCAATCCTGATTGTACCGATTATCAAGGGAGGGGAGATGCTGATGCTCTTCCCCGTACTTAAGGCAGCGCAGAAGCTGTTCAAGAAATACGGATATTTGGTTGAAGCCTTGGTATGGGTCGCATACTCCTATCTGAGTCAGGATTGGTTTGCGGGGTACCCCTATGGGACCCTGGGGTCTGCCGTCTACCGTTATCTTCCTCTTATCCAGATTTCCGAAATTTTTGGAATCTGGGGAGTCACCTTCCTATTGGTGATGCCTCAGACTTTCCTTGGTGCATATCTTCACCGTTGGTTCAGTGACCGCGAGTACTCCTTGAAGGGGTACCTGAGGGAACACCTCGCTTTTATCATCGGTTATGGGATTGCTCTCCTTGCTACCTTGATCTTCGGGTTTGCATCCATGGCGTACTGGAATGCCCAGGAACCTGATAAAACCTGGCGAGTGGCTACCATTCAGCATAGCGCAGATACCTGGGAGGGCGGGTATGCCACCTACAAGCGGAACTTCAACACGTTGCGTAAGATGAGCCTGGAGGCGTTGAGTGAAGACCCCGATATTATTCTCTGGTCTGAGACAGCCTTTGTGCCATCAGTAGCTTGGCATGAAAACTATCCTTCCGACCCAGCAACTTCCGCCTTGGTAGAGGAGTTTGTTGAATTCGGTAAGTCGCTTCCCATTCCTTTGGTTACGGGTAACCCTGAGGGAGTCATTGAAGACCCCAGTAAACCAGCTTTCAGCGAGAATGGCTCATGGAACCGTACCGATTACAACACGGTCATATTCTTTGAAGACGGGAGAATCAAGAACACCTATAGGAAGCAACATCTGGTACCCTTCACAGAACACTTCCCCTATGAAAAGCAGATGCCTTGGCTCTATAATCTCCTGCTTGCAAATGATTATAACTGGTGGGAGACCGGCTATGACCCTGTGGTGTTTGAGACTGAGGAGGGGGTGAAGTTCTCTACCCCGATCTGCTTCGAGGATGTTTTCGGGTATCTGAACGCTGACTTTGTTGCCAGTGGCGCTGATGTCATCGTAAACATGACCAATGATGGGTGGTCGAAAGCTGTCTCCGCTGAGATGCAACACCTTGGCTTGGCTGTATTCCGTTCCATTGAGAACCGAAGAACCACAGTCCGCGGCACCAATAGCGGAATGACCTGCGTAATTGATGTGAATGGAAAGATTGTTGATCCTATGGAACCCTTTACCGTTGGCTACCATATCTATGATGTACCGGTATTCAGCGGAGAATCGCACGGGAACACTATCTATACCCGGTATGTAAATTGGTTTGCATATCTAACCGTCTATCTATCAGCAATCCTTCTTGCAGGAGGTATGCTATATCGCTTGTATCGATATTTCACCAAGGACAGGCAGAAACCAGAATGACCTATACCAGTGCTGCACTCTTTATCATTGGAACCGAATTGACTCGGGGGGTCATTGCTGACCGCCATACCCAAGTCATCTCAAGTCAGTTGACCCAGTTGGGGTATCGTGTTGATCGGATGGTGCTCGTCCCTGATGATGGTACCATCGGGGATGTCCTGAGGGACTGCATCGATAATTGTGACCTGGTAGTGATGACTGGAGGGCTTGGGCCAACCAGTGACGATATGACTCGTACCATCGTTGCCAATCTTGCCAAGGTTCCCTTGGTCCGTAACCAGGAAGCATTCGATACCCTGTATGCACGAATAGGACAGCGGATCTGGGGTGCCAATGAACAGCAGACCATGATCCCACAGGGCTTTGAGCTCATTCCAAACCCTCTAGGGACAGCCCCTGGTTTCAAAGGATTCATACCCGATGGGGGACGACAGATTGCCTGTGTGGCAATGCCAGGACCTCCCAGGGAGATGAATCCCATGTTCTTTGACCAGGTAATTCCCTGGCTTGCCCAATTGATCGGGCATGACGATTTTTCTCGTAGTGAGTATTCTACATTCCTTATCCCTGAATCAAAACTGGAAGAGCTCTGCAAATCCATTTCCTTCAACGGAATGCAGTGGGGTACCCGTTTCCAGGATCTAAAGATAAGTTTGTATCTCGTTGATAGCAGTGAGGCTGACCGAACAGAGATGGCAAACCGTCTTCGGTCATTGGTAGGGGGGTGTCTGGTGGTTGATGGGGACGTCCAGCCTTCTAGTTTGCTCACTTCGTTGCTTGAAGAACGAGGAGAAACGATAAGCACAGCTGAGAGCTGTACCTCCGGTTACATTGCAAAGCTACTCACCGACCAGGCAGGTAGTTCTGCATGGTTCTGGGGTGGGGTGGCAAGCTATGCAAATGAGGCAAAGAAGCACTTGCTTGGTGTACGGGATGAGACCCTGGAGCACTATGGGGCAGTCAGTGAAGCATGTGTCCTGGAGATGGCAGAGGGTATACGACGACTTTCTGGTAGTGATTGGTCTCTTTCGGTAAGTGGCATTGCCGGGCCTGATGGTGGTACGCCTGAAAAACCGGTAGGCACTGTATGGTTTGGCTTTGCCTCTAAAACTCGTGAGAGTGCAGCGGTACAAGTACATATCTCATCCTATGGGAGGGATTCGGTAAGAAGAAGAGCCTCGGTAATGGCATTAATTCTTGCAAGCCAATACATCAAAGGAGCCTGCTTGCTTGACACTGTTAAGAAGTGGCAATATATTTAAAGAACCAAACAGCGGAAAGAATTATCAGTAAGTACGTTCCAATTCCGCATATTCTTACATTCTGTATTACAAATTAAGGAACTGGGCACTAGGTGCACCTTTATATAGATGAGGTGCAACACATTTTCCCTTTTCCGTTGGAGTTAATCCTATGTCTTCCGAAGAATTAGAGTTTAATGAAGCCAGCGTGGCTGTTGCATCTGAGCAGGAATCTGTAAAGAAGCCGATGCGGCGTGTGACCCGAAAAAAGAGCCCTGTAGGAGCGAAAGCACCTGAAAGCACGAGTGATGTGGCTGAGCAGAAAGTGGAGACACAGGATGCTCCTGAGCCAAAAAAACGTCGAGGGAGACCAAAAAAGAGCGAATCTGACAAGAGTACAGCAAAAAAAAGCTCTTCTGATTCTAACCAACCTCAACTCGAGTTGGAGGATAAACAGAATAATCCTGCTCCTGAACAGGAACAGTCAGTAGATACTTCCCGTCCTCCTGCACAATACAAGCAGGAGCAGAAGAGCCAGAACCAAAACCCGAACCAGAACCATCGCAAACCCTATAACAATAGAAACAACCGAAATTCCCAGAACAGAAACCATCCAAAAGGGTCCTATCCAAAGAGCCAGAGCTTTGGTTCCAATAGGGGAGGACGTCCTAATCATCAAGAAGAATCTTCCAATGATTTACATATCGAGGAACATCCTGAGGCTCCTGTCCTGGTGCTTGAAGATTTCACCACCCTATCCATTGACGAACTTCGCAAGGTAGGTTTGGATCGTGGGCTGAATGCAGATACCATCCTTGACTTGCGCAAGCAGGAAATTGTTGCTGAAATTCTTCGCTTGCATACTGCAAGTGGCGGTGTAATTGTGGGAACAGGTACCTTGGAAATCCTTCCAGATGGATTTGGGTTCCTCCGCTCCCCCTCAAACAGTTATCTCTCAGGGTTGGAAGATGTCTACGTCTCTCCCGCCCAGATCAAGAGTCTCTATCTGAAGACCGGTGATGTGGTATATGGACAGGTGAGGACTCCACGTGAGAATGAACGGTTCTTTGCCATCCTGAAAATATTGAAGGTAAATGGTGATGAGCCGATTACCGCAAAAATGCGCGTACCGTTTGATAGCCTGACTCCCTTGTTCCCTGACCAAAGACTTAAGCTGGAGACAGCTGAAGAAGATATGTCGACAAGGATTATTGATATGTTCTGCCCTATCGGAAAGGGCCAACGCTCCTTGATCGTTGCCCCTCCCCGTACAGGTAAGACAGTGCTTCTGCAGAAGATTGCAAACTCCATCAGTACGAATCATCCTGAAGTTGTCCTGATGGTACTGCTGGTTGATGAACGCCCTGAGGAAGTCACTGACATGCGTCGCCATGTCAACGGCGAGGTAATTGCCTCTACCTTTGACGAGCAAGCCAGCAGACATGTGCAGGTAGCTGAGATGGTGATTGAAAAAGCAAAACGGCTCGTTGAGCACAAGAAGGATGTAGTTATCCTCCTGGACTCCATTACTCGTCTTGCACGTGCCTATAACCAGACAGTTCCTGCAAGTGGCAAGATACTCAGTGGAGGTGTGGACTCGAATGCACTGCACAAACCAAAGAGATTCTTTGGTGCTGCAAGGAATATTGAATTTGGTGGCAGTCTTACCATTGTTGCCACTGGGTTGATCGAGACAGGTTCCAGAATGGATGAGGTTATCTTTGAAGAGTTCAAGGGAACCGGTAACAACGAAATTATCCTGGACCGTCGTCTTGCGGACAAGCGACTCTTCCCGGCGATCAACATCAAGAAGAGTGGAACCCGTCGTGAAGACCTGTTGTTGCCTTCTGATGAAGCTGCCAGAATCTGGCTTATGCGTAATGCTGTCAATGATATGGACGATCAAGAGATGACTCCGTTCCTCATTGACAAAATTCGGAAGACAAAGGATAATGAGTCGTTCTTGCGTTCTATCAATACCGGTATTCCTTCGAATTCGGCAGCGTACTAGAGACCAGGAACAGATAGAGAGAAACTTGTCTGCTGCCTACAGCCAGCAGAACACATATCCTTGGAGGACCCAAAATGAAAGATGGAATTCATCCCCGTTATGAAATGAAAGAAGTTCGTTGCTCATGTGGCAATGTAATCACGACCAAGTCAACCGCAAAAAATCTTGAAGTTGAAATTTGCTCCGCTTGTCACCCATTCTTTACTGGAACCCAGAAGATGGTTGATACTGCCGGTCGTATCGAACGCTTCAAGAAGCGCTATGGCTTGAACAACTAACCAGATTTATTATCCTGTCTAGTGATACAAGAGACCCTCTTTTTTGGAGTACCCAGGAAAGGGGGTTTTTTGTAAGTTTTGGATTCCTGTTCACGCATTTGTTGGTCATGTGGGGAAATGCACGAGTCCCAAATTATACAAAAGTAGGTTTTTTGTTGCATTATGCTGACAAGTATCCTAAAATTGACCCATAAAAATTAGGTTGGGGCATGGACAACATCAGAAAACAACACATCAAGGAATACGGCGATTCTCCGCTGGTGATTGCGCAGGTACCTGGAACATGTACCTTGCTTGGTAGTTACGCGGACGCATGTAGAGGATGGTCCTTGGTGGGAACCGATCACTCCTCGCTGTATGTTGCTATCTCTTACCGGGATGACCAACTCGTGAGGCTCTATAACCCAACCCTCAATGACCGGAAGCGATTCTCATTAAACAATATCAAGTATCGCAAGGAAGACCGATGGGGAAATTTCCTGAAAGCGGTGTTCTCGGTTCTTGCAAGCGAAGGAACTGATTTCACAGGTATGAATATAACTGTCGAAGGAAGCCTCCTCCATGCTGATACCCAGATGGTGAGTACTGCATGCTCGCTTGGGACCTGCCTCGCCCTTGATGCATTGCTTGGTCTTAAGCTGAGTTTTTCCTCCCAGATAAGAATCGCTTATCAGGCATGTACGACATTCAATAATGAAGTATGCTCAATCAGTGATCTTCTTACCATGCTCAATGGAAAGAAGGAGACCGTACTGTTCTATGATCTTCAGCATGTGACCTACAAGGAGTTGCCTTTTCCATTCACCAACAAGAATGAAGAGTATGTGGCAATCATCGTGGATAGCAAGATTTCCCCGAATGCGATGAGAGAAGAG
The sequence above is drawn from the uncultured Sphaerochaeta sp. genome and encodes:
- a CDS encoding galactokinase; protein product: MDNIRKQHIKEYGDSPLVIAQVPGTCTLLGSYADACRGWSLVGTDHSSLYVAISYRDDQLVRLYNPTLNDRKRFSLNNIKYRKEDRWGNFLKAVFSVLASEGTDFTGMNITVEGSLLHADTQMVSTACSLGTCLALDALLGLKLSFSSQIRIAYQACTTFNNEVCSISDLLTMLNGKKETVLFYDLQHVTYKELPFPFTNKNEEYVAIIVDSKISPNAMREEIRSKRKAIKRAFERLGEYKSGGFMRDFPESDLSGRVVPLDEEDRHICEYILMESRLANDAASLLTEKDAVPYGKMMNRVQAGLRDLLEVTCPEVDWLTKRAGELNGCLGSVQVANGFSGNIMVLLSKQALPSYIGRLEDYEHIFGFHPRWYVFEGSDPAKVVFQAH